From one Perca flavescens isolate YP-PL-M2 chromosome 19, PFLA_1.0, whole genome shotgun sequence genomic stretch:
- the LOC114546115 gene encoding alpha-2 adrenergic receptor — MDSFNASGMDAFTVVHLNSSWSLDSGYSLAAIASIAALVSFLILFTVVGNILVVIAVLTSRALKAPQNLFLVSLATADILVATLVMPFSLANELMGYWYFGKVWCGIYLALDVLFCTSSIVHLCAISLDRYWSVTQAVEYNLKRTPKRVKCIIVIVWLISAFISSPPLISIDRNNDISSQPQCELNDDTWYILSSSIASFFAPCLIMVLVYIRIYQVAKTRTRTMSGKNSRPDGVEHTENGLSKATSPFHGERENGHCQCPPTPSQRTVTIGQQTEDADMEESSSSEGKGHKSQQEDHQKAKKARQKKISLSKKSTRISRVSNKSKELFASRRRRRRGSLARKKVSQAREKRFTFVLAVVMGVFVLCWFPFFFSYSLYGVCRDSCKIPDPLFKFFFWIGYCNSSLNPAIYTIFNRDFRHAFQKILCKSWKKSF; from the coding sequence ATGGATTCATTTAACGCCAGCGGAATGGACGCGTTCACGGTGGTCCATCTGAATTCCTCCTGGAGTCTGGACAGTGGATATTCTTTAGCAGCCATAGCCAGCATTGCTGCTCTTGTGAGTTTTCTCATTCTCTTTACGGTTGTTGGGAATATTCTGGTGGTTATTGCGGTGTTGACGAGCAGGGCGCTGAAAGCCCCACAGAACCTTTTTCTGGTGTCTCTGGCCACCGCGGACATTCTGGTCGCCACTTTGGTGATGCCGTTTTCTCTGGCGAATGAACTAATGGGCTACTGGTATTTTGGAAAAGTGTGGTGCGGTATTTATCTGGCTTTGGATGTTTTGTTCTGCACTTCGTCTATAGTTCATCTGTGCGCAATAAGCCTGGACCGCTACTGGTCCGTTACGCAGGCTGTAGAGTACAACCTGAAGCGGACTCCCAAACGCGTCAAGTGCATCATCGTAATTGTTTGGCTTATATCTGCTTTCATCTCGTCTCCTCCGCTCATATCTATAGATCGCAACAATGATATCAGCTCTCAGCCTCAGTGCGAGCTGAATGATGACACTTGGTACATCCTCTCCTCCAGCATCGCGTCCTTCTTCGCTCCGTGTTTAATTATGGTGCTGGTGTATATCAGAATATACCAGGTGGCCaaaaccagaaccagaaccatgTCGGGAAAAAATTCCAGGCCAGATGGTGTTGAACATACCGAGAATGGACTGAGCAAAGCCACCTCCCCTTTCCATGGCGAGAGAGAGAATGGTCACTGTCAGTGCCCGCCTACGCCCAGCCAACGCACCGTCACCATCGGGCAACAGACTGAGGATGCTGACATGGAGGAGAGCTCCTCCTCAGAGGGCAAGGGTCACAAATCCCAGCAGGAGGACCACCAAAAAGCCAAGAAGGCCAGACAAAAGAAAATCTCCCTCTCCAAAAAGTCCACTCGCATCTCCAGGGTCAGTAACAAATCCAAGGAGCTCTTTGCCTCCAGGAGGAGACGTCGCCGGGGCTCCTTGGCCAGGAAAAAGGTCTCTCAAGCCAGGGAAAAGAGGTTTACATTTGTCCTGGCTGTGGTCATGGGGGTGTTTGTTTTGTGCTGGTTCCCCTTTTTCTTCAGCTACAGCCTGTACGGTGTGTGCAGGGACTCCTGTAAAATCCCAGACCCGCTCTTTAAATTCTTCTTCTGGATTGGCTACTGTAACAGCTCCCTCAACCCTGCCATCTACACCATCTTCAACCGGGACTTCAGGCATGCTTTCCAGAAGATCCTCTGCAAGTCTTGGAAAAAGTCCTTTTAG